From Cellulomonas chengniuliangii, the proteins below share one genomic window:
- the gmk gene encoding guanylate kinase, producing the protein MTTTPARLTVLAGPTAVGKGTVSADVRQRYPDLWLSVSATTRSPRPGEVEGVHYHFVSGAEFDSMVERGDMLEWAVVHGRNRYGTPRGPVEQHLAAGEPVLLELDLQGARQVRASMPDAQFIFLAPPSWDELVRRLVGRGTEDAEERERRLQTARVELAAEPEFDHTIINDDVQRATDELVHLMGLPTG; encoded by the coding sequence ATGACGACGACGCCCGCCCGGCTCACCGTTCTCGCCGGACCGACCGCCGTCGGAAAGGGCACCGTGTCCGCCGACGTCCGGCAGCGGTACCCGGATCTGTGGCTCTCCGTGTCTGCGACGACGAGGTCGCCGAGGCCCGGGGAGGTCGAGGGGGTCCACTACCACTTCGTGTCTGGCGCGGAGTTCGACTCGATGGTCGAGCGCGGCGACATGCTCGAGTGGGCCGTGGTGCACGGGCGCAACCGCTACGGCACCCCGCGGGGCCCCGTCGAGCAGCACCTCGCGGCAGGTGAGCCGGTGCTCCTCGAGCTCGACCTCCAGGGCGCGCGGCAGGTGCGCGCGAGCATGCCGGACGCCCAGTTCATCTTCCTCGCGCCGCCGAGCTGGGACGAGCTGGTCCGCCGGCTGGTCGGCCGGGGGACCGAGGACGCCGAGGAGCGCGAGCGGCGCCTGCAGACAGCGCGCGTCGAGCTCGCGGCCGAGCCCGAGTTCGACCACACGATCATCAACGACGACGTCCAGCGGGCCACCGACGAGCTGGTCCACCTGATGGGACTGCCGACCGGGTAG
- the rpoZ gene encoding DNA-directed RNA polymerase subunit omega, which produces MSGTVAAPVGITDPPIDQLLERADSKYALVIYSAKRARQINAYYSQLNEGLLEYVGPLVETRPQEKPLSIAMREIDGGLLTVESTEA; this is translated from the coding sequence GTGTCCGGAACCGTCGCCGCCCCAGTCGGCATCACTGACCCGCCCATCGACCAGCTGCTCGAGCGCGCCGACTCCAAGTACGCGCTCGTCATCTACTCGGCCAAGCGCGCGCGCCAGATCAACGCGTACTACTCGCAGCTCAACGAGGGCCTCCTGGAGTACGTCGGCCCGCTCGTCGAGACGCGCCCGCAGGAGAAGCCCCTGTCGATCGCCATGCGCGAGATCGACGGCGGCCTCCTGACGGTCGAGTCGACCGAGGCCTGA
- the coaBC gene encoding bifunctional phosphopantothenoylcysteine decarboxylase/phosphopantothenate--cysteine ligase CoaBC gives MRIVLGVSGGIAAYKSALLLRLLTEAGHDVRVVPTRASLEFVGAATWEALSGHPVSTEVFEDVAHVPHVALGKSADLVVVAPATADLLSRAATGRADDLLTATLLTARCPVLLVPAMHTEMWEHPATVANVRTLRERGAHVLEPASGRLTGADTGPGRMPDPEVVAAAALALVDPAPDAPPQDLAGRHVVVSAGGTREPLDPVRYLGNRSSGRQGHALAQAARRRGARVTLVAANVGLPALEGVETVAVETTEQLRDGVRSAAKDADAVVMAAAVADYRPEASATSKIKKSGDDPLVLRLVQNPDILAELASERLRPGQVIVGFAAETGDDGASVLDHGRAKALRKGADLMVVNAVGEGRGFGTTDNEVTILDRDAEIVATASGSKDTVADAVWDAVLAHL, from the coding sequence ATGCGCATCGTCCTCGGCGTCTCCGGCGGCATCGCCGCCTACAAGTCCGCCCTGCTGCTGCGCCTGCTCACCGAGGCGGGCCATGACGTCCGGGTGGTCCCCACCCGCGCGTCGCTCGAGTTCGTCGGCGCCGCGACCTGGGAGGCGCTGTCCGGGCACCCGGTGAGCACCGAGGTCTTCGAGGACGTCGCGCACGTCCCGCACGTCGCGCTGGGCAAGTCGGCGGACCTCGTGGTGGTGGCCCCCGCGACCGCCGACCTGTTGTCGCGCGCAGCCACCGGGCGCGCTGACGACCTGCTCACCGCGACGCTGCTCACGGCCCGCTGCCCCGTGCTGCTCGTGCCCGCGATGCACACCGAAATGTGGGAGCACCCCGCCACCGTGGCGAATGTGCGCACGCTGCGCGAGCGCGGGGCGCACGTGCTCGAGCCCGCCTCCGGCCGCCTGACCGGCGCGGACACGGGCCCGGGCCGGATGCCCGACCCCGAGGTGGTGGCCGCCGCGGCGCTCGCGCTCGTGGACCCGGCGCCGGACGCGCCCCCGCAGGACCTCGCCGGGAGGCACGTGGTCGTCTCCGCCGGGGGCACCCGTGAGCCGCTGGACCCCGTGCGCTACCTGGGCAACCGCTCCTCGGGCCGCCAGGGCCACGCCCTGGCGCAGGCCGCCCGGCGCCGCGGCGCCCGGGTGACGTTGGTCGCCGCGAACGTGGGCCTGCCCGCGCTCGAGGGCGTCGAGACCGTGGCGGTCGAGACGACCGAGCAGCTGCGGGATGGCGTCCGCTCCGCCGCGAAGGACGCCGACGCGGTGGTCATGGCCGCCGCCGTGGCGGACTACCGTCCGGAGGCGAGCGCCACCTCCAAGATCAAGAAGTCGGGCGACGACCCGCTCGTCCTGCGCCTCGTGCAGAACCCCGACATCCTCGCCGAGCTCGCCTCCGAGCGACTCCGGCCGGGACAGGTCATCGTGGGGTTCGCCGCCGAGACCGGCGACGACGGCGCCTCGGTGCTCGACCATGGCCGGGCCAAGGCGCTGCGCAAGGGCGCCGACCTGATGGTCGTCAACGCGGTGGGCGAGGGCCGCGGATTCGGCACGACGGACAACGAGGTCACGATCCTCGACCGCGACGCCGAGATCGTCGCCACGGCCAGTGGGTCGAAGGACACAGTCGCCGACGCTGTCTGGGATGCGGTACTCGCACATCTGTGA
- the metK gene encoding methionine adenosyltransferase encodes MTEPDMRLFTSESVTEGHPDKICDQISDAILDAILEQDPAARVAVETMVTTGLVHVAGEVTTSAYVEIPQVVRQVVRGIGYTSSHIGFDGDSCGVSVSIGQQSPDIAQGVDKALEARQDTADHDPLDLQGAGDQGLMFGYASNDTPTLLPLPIFLAHRLAEQLAEVRKSGVVPRLRPDGKTQVTIGYEGDRAVRLDTVVLSTQHDPDLNLEAVLAPAIAEHVVAPVLAGLDMDLDVRGHRLLVNPTGTFVVGGPQGDAGLTGRKIIVDTYGGMARHGGGAFSGKDPSKVDRSAAYAMRWVAKNVVAAGLASRCEVQVAYAIGKAQPVGLYVETFGTETVPLDRITRAIRDVFDLRPAAIIRDLDLLRPIYQRTAAYGHFGRELPEFTWERTDRVADLLSAVG; translated from the coding sequence ATGACCGAGCCCGACATGCGTCTGTTCACCTCCGAGTCCGTCACGGAAGGTCACCCGGACAAGATCTGCGACCAGATCTCCGACGCGATCCTCGACGCGATCCTCGAGCAGGACCCGGCGGCGCGCGTGGCCGTGGAGACCATGGTCACCACGGGTCTGGTGCATGTCGCGGGCGAGGTCACGACCAGCGCGTACGTGGAGATCCCGCAGGTCGTGCGCCAGGTGGTCCGGGGCATCGGGTACACCTCCTCGCACATCGGATTCGACGGCGACTCGTGCGGTGTGTCCGTGTCGATCGGGCAGCAGTCGCCCGACATCGCCCAGGGCGTCGACAAGGCCCTCGAGGCGCGGCAGGACACCGCCGACCACGACCCGCTCGACCTGCAGGGCGCCGGCGACCAGGGGCTCATGTTCGGCTATGCCAGCAACGACACCCCCACGCTGCTGCCCCTGCCGATCTTCCTCGCCCACCGGCTCGCCGAGCAGCTCGCCGAGGTCCGCAAGTCCGGGGTCGTCCCGCGGCTGCGCCCCGACGGCAAGACCCAGGTCACCATCGGGTACGAGGGCGACCGGGCCGTGCGGCTCGACACCGTGGTCCTTTCCACCCAGCACGACCCCGACCTGAACCTCGAGGCCGTGCTCGCGCCGGCCATCGCCGAGCACGTCGTGGCGCCGGTGCTGGCCGGGCTCGACATGGACCTCGACGTGCGGGGGCACCGCCTGCTGGTCAACCCCACCGGGACGTTCGTGGTCGGCGGCCCCCAGGGCGACGCTGGCCTCACCGGCCGCAAGATCATCGTCGACACCTACGGCGGCATGGCCCGCCACGGCGGCGGCGCCTTCTCGGGCAAGGACCCCTCGAAGGTGGACCGGTCCGCCGCGTACGCGATGCGCTGGGTCGCCAAGAACGTCGTCGCCGCCGGGCTCGCGAGCCGCTGCGAGGTGCAGGTCGCCTACGCCATCGGCAAGGCGCAGCCCGTGGGCCTGTACGTCGAGACGTTCGGCACCGAGACCGTCCCGCTCGACCGCATCACGCGCGCCATCCGGGACGTCTTCGACCTGCGCCCGGCCGCGATCATCCGCGACCTCGACCTGCTGCGGCCGATCTACCAGCGCACCGCCGCCTACGGTCACTTCGGGCGGGAGCTGCCCGAGTTCACCTGGGAGCGCACCGACCGGGTCGCGGACCTGCTCTCCGCCGTCGGCTGA